Proteins encoded within one genomic window of Girardinichthys multiradiatus isolate DD_20200921_A chromosome 21, DD_fGirMul_XY1, whole genome shotgun sequence:
- the LOC124857621 gene encoding B-cell receptor CD22-like isoform X2, giving the protein MKGGLMAALSENVLTVNMLLSVFFLPGIYANSCGGRTPLITITTPKPTAALSGSCLNVPCSFTAEKGSKEFDSSKKTRGAWIKDGNDIYNINNGVDTNLVNITGNLSQKNCTSLFSDIKTSQAGKYFLRIENGGYKGTACSDPLQITVEDSPWGPNINMSGGDLKEHQSVTITCSALTPCPHSPPELTWNLQQDSHRQTEKNTDGTFTTKIQENITLSDTHDGYNIRCSARYPVNGGNKTAETAVTLSVSYAPRNTSASISPSGLVSAGSWVELNCSSRAKPPASFTWFRNSKHGAINVSVGQVYSFNVTEGGEFYCVATNDLGHHPSSMVSLQIKDLLNQGLMWVIISAGVIAAICLVACLVVSVCSVFQVL; this is encoded by the exons ATGAAGGGAGGTTTGATGGCAGCTCTGTCTGAGAACGTGTTGACAGTCAACATGTTACTGAGTGTCTTCTTTCTTCCAG GTATTTATGCTAATAGTTGTGGTGGGAGAACACCACTCATCACCATTACTACACCAAAGCCAACTGCAGCACTGAGCGGATCTTGCTTGAACGTCCCATGTAGCTTCACAGCTGAAAAAGGAAGCAAAGAATTTGACAGTAGTAAAAAAACCCGTGGAGCATGGATTAAAGATGGAAATGATATTTATAACATCAATAATGGGGTTGACACAAATTTAGTAAATATTACTGGAAACCTGAGTCAGAAAAACTGCACCTCTCTGTTTTCTGATATAAAAACAAGTCAAGCAGGCAAATACTTCCTCAGAATCGAGAATGGTGGCTACAAGGGAACAGCTTGTTCTGATCCGCTTCAGATAACAGTTGAAG ATTCTCCTTGGGGTCCCAACATTAACATGTCTGGTGGTGATCTGAAGGAGCATCAGTCTGTCACTATAACCTGCTCAGCTTTGACTCCCTGTCCACACTCACCTCCTGAACTCACCTGGAATCTCCAACAAGACTCTCacagacaaacagagaaaaacacagatggaaCCTTTACAACTAAAATCCAGGAGAACATCACTCTGTCAGACACACATGATGGATACAACATCAGATGTTCTGCCAGATATCCTGTGAATGGAGGAAACaagacagcagagacagcaGTGACTCTCAGTGTTTCAT ATGCTCCTAGAAACACCTcagcatccatcagtccatcaggTTTGGTGTCAGCAGGTAGCTGGGTGGAGCTGAACTGCTCCAGCAGAGCCAAGCCTCCTgccagcttcacctggttcaggaACAGCAAACATGGAGCCATTAATGTATCTGTGGGGCAGGTTTACAGCTTCAATGTTACTGAGGGAGGAGAGTTTTACTGTGTGGCTACAAATGATCTGGGTCATCACCCATCTTCAATGGTCAGTCTTCAAATTAAGG ATTTGCTGAATCAGGGTCTAATGTGGGTGATAATCTCAGCAGGAGTTATTGCAGCCATCTGCCTTGTTGCTTGCCTGGTTGTGTCAGTTTG ctcTGTCTTCCAGGTGCTTTAG
- the LOC124857621 gene encoding B-cell receptor CD22-like isoform X1: MKGGLMAALSENVLTVNMLLSVFFLPGIYANSCGGRTPLITITTPKPTAALSGSCLNVPCSFTAEKGSKEFDSSKKTRGAWIKDGNDIYNINNGVDTNLVNITGNLSQKNCTSLFSDIKTSQAGKYFLRIENGGYKGTACSDPLQITVEDSPWGPNINMSGGDLKEHQSVTITCSALTPCPHSPPELTWNLQQDSHRQTEKNTDGTFTTKIQENITLSDTHDGYNIRCSARYPVNGGNKTAETAVTLSVSYAPRNTSASISPSGLVSAGSWVELNCSSRAKPPASFTWFRNSKHGAINVSVGQVYSFNVTEGGEFYCVATNDLGHHPSSMVSLQIKDLLNQGLMWVIISAGVIAAICLVACLVVSVWCFRSKHPTQQQTQSQTSVEVYDQMSDSEPKAELHYGELIILKKTPEVSFISVQDRGQQETVYAQIQAENVSTQTADNPESLYAEVKKE; the protein is encoded by the exons ATGAAGGGAGGTTTGATGGCAGCTCTGTCTGAGAACGTGTTGACAGTCAACATGTTACTGAGTGTCTTCTTTCTTCCAG GTATTTATGCTAATAGTTGTGGTGGGAGAACACCACTCATCACCATTACTACACCAAAGCCAACTGCAGCACTGAGCGGATCTTGCTTGAACGTCCCATGTAGCTTCACAGCTGAAAAAGGAAGCAAAGAATTTGACAGTAGTAAAAAAACCCGTGGAGCATGGATTAAAGATGGAAATGATATTTATAACATCAATAATGGGGTTGACACAAATTTAGTAAATATTACTGGAAACCTGAGTCAGAAAAACTGCACCTCTCTGTTTTCTGATATAAAAACAAGTCAAGCAGGCAAATACTTCCTCAGAATCGAGAATGGTGGCTACAAGGGAACAGCTTGTTCTGATCCGCTTCAGATAACAGTTGAAG ATTCTCCTTGGGGTCCCAACATTAACATGTCTGGTGGTGATCTGAAGGAGCATCAGTCTGTCACTATAACCTGCTCAGCTTTGACTCCCTGTCCACACTCACCTCCTGAACTCACCTGGAATCTCCAACAAGACTCTCacagacaaacagagaaaaacacagatggaaCCTTTACAACTAAAATCCAGGAGAACATCACTCTGTCAGACACACATGATGGATACAACATCAGATGTTCTGCCAGATATCCTGTGAATGGAGGAAACaagacagcagagacagcaGTGACTCTCAGTGTTTCAT ATGCTCCTAGAAACACCTcagcatccatcagtccatcaggTTTGGTGTCAGCAGGTAGCTGGGTGGAGCTGAACTGCTCCAGCAGAGCCAAGCCTCCTgccagcttcacctggttcaggaACAGCAAACATGGAGCCATTAATGTATCTGTGGGGCAGGTTTACAGCTTCAATGTTACTGAGGGAGGAGAGTTTTACTGTGTGGCTACAAATGATCTGGGTCATCACCCATCTTCAATGGTCAGTCTTCAAATTAAGG ATTTGCTGAATCAGGGTCTAATGTGGGTGATAATCTCAGCAGGAGTTATTGCAGCCATCTGCCTTGTTGCTTGCCTGGTTGTGTCAGTTTG GTGCTTTAGGTCCAAACATCCAACTCAACAGCAGACTCAG AGTCAAACAAGTGTGGAGGTTTACGATCAGATGTCAGACAGTGAACCAAAGGCTGAACTCCATTATGGGGAACTGATCATCTTGAAGAAGACACCTGAAGTTTCCTTCATCTCAGTGCAGGACAGGGGTCAGCAGGAGACGGTGTACGCACAGATCCAGGCAGAAAACGTCTCAACACAGACAGCTGACAATCCAGAGAGTCTCTACGCTGAAGTGAAGAAAGAATAA